One part of the Bacteroidales bacterium genome encodes these proteins:
- a CDS encoding DUF1156 domain-containing protein produces the protein MNDKRFIEESFPVKEVSVESAKEKNIRHGHISTLHIWWARRPLASSRVTNYAALIKAPENIDEWNKKRQFIIDFSRWENSLNPSMIEKARKEILEANGGVPPRVLDPFGGGGSIPLEALRLGCETYSNDYNPVAVLIQKCTLEYPQKYGKPKEIEETNTYLGQTQTNKRTINPLLDDVKRWGEQVLEEAKKEIGKFYPEEPDGSIPVGYIWARTIPCQKPSCGAEIP, from the coding sequence ATGAACGACAAACGGTTTATCGAAGAATCTTTCCCTGTTAAGGAAGTAAGTGTTGAATCGGCCAAGGAAAAAAATATCCGCCACGGACATATTTCGACCTTGCACATCTGGTGGGCGAGGCGGCCGCTCGCCTCTTCGCGGGTTACCAACTATGCAGCCCTTATCAAAGCACCTGAAAACATTGATGAGTGGAATAAAAAACGGCAGTTTATTATTGATTTCTCCAGGTGGGAAAACTCGCTAAACCCTTCCATGATTGAAAAGGCCCGCAAGGAGATTCTGGAAGCCAACGGCGGGGTGCCGCCCAGGGTGCTTGACCCTTTCGGAGGGGGTGGTTCCATACCCCTGGAAGCCCTCCGCCTCGGATGCGAAACCTACAGCAACGATTACAACCCGGTGGCGGTGCTGATTCAGAAATGCACCCTCGAATACCCCCAGAAGTATGGAAAACCAAAAGAAATTGAAGAAACAAATACATACCTTGGCCAGACCCAGACCAATAAAAGAACTATTAATCCTCTGCTGGATGATGTAAAACGCTGGGGTGAACAGGTGCTGGAAGAAGCCAAAAAAGAAATCGGAAAATTCTATCCGGAAGAACCAGACGGTTCTATTCCAGTAGGCTATATCTGGGCGCGTACTATTCCCTGCCAGAAACCTTCCTGTGGTGCTGAAATTCCCTT